The segment TCAATCGAAGGATAGCCTGAATTGTATGTCCATTTACTCATAATTCAAATATTTTATTCATCAAAACCCATTTCTCATTTCCTGTAGCGAACGGCAATCTTGCCTGGTATTGATCCATCAATTGCTCCCATTCTTGTACTTTGGGATTGGCCTCATCTATCTCATTTTTGCGCTGAAAGGAAAACTCCTCGTCAGCCTCTATCATCATAAACAGTCTGTTGGCTACTTGATAA is part of the Reichenbachiella agarivorans genome and harbors:
- a CDS encoding L-rhamnose mutarotase; its protein translation is MKKYTLTLDLKDDESLIAAYITHHQQVWPEILDSIKESGIHTMEIYQVANRLFMMIEADEEFSFQRKNEIDEANPKVQEWEQLMDQYQARLPFATGNEKWVLMNKIFEL